One segment of Streptomyces sp. NBC_01463 DNA contains the following:
- a CDS encoding bifunctional DNA primase/polymerase produces MGFTIGGIREMRSGSRRRGRAAEGTAVAEYTGLWGWAVAPGARAADGRCSCGDTRCPSPGAHPLDFAREVPAGATLDTAARAWSEVPGASMLLPVGRSFDVLDVAEPAGRRALVRMERMGLPLGPVAVTPAGRAQFFVAPGAAAELPRLLYRMGWDDADLDLRAFGAGCHITAPPSDQGGLGPVRWLLPPALDTAAAPPEARLLLGTLAYVCHRLALCG; encoded by the coding sequence ATGGGCTTCACGATCGGCGGCATCCGTGAGATGCGATCCGGCTCACGGCGCCGCGGCCGTGCGGCCGAGGGCACCGCGGTGGCCGAGTACACGGGACTGTGGGGCTGGGCGGTGGCGCCGGGAGCGCGCGCCGCGGACGGCCGCTGCTCGTGCGGGGACACCCGCTGCCCCTCCCCCGGGGCTCATCCGCTGGATTTCGCGCGGGAGGTGCCCGCCGGGGCGACGCTCGACACGGCGGCGCGCGCGTGGTCCGAGGTGCCGGGCGCCTCGATGCTGCTGCCGGTGGGCCGCAGCTTCGACGTGCTCGACGTCGCCGAGCCGGCCGGACGCCGGGCGCTGGTGCGGATGGAACGGATGGGGCTGCCGCTGGGCCCGGTGGCGGTGACCCCGGCCGGCCGGGCGCAGTTCTTCGTCGCGCCGGGCGCGGCCGCCGAACTCCCCCGGCTGCTCTACCGGATGGGCTGGGACGACGCGGACCTGGACCTGCGGGCCTTCGGCGCCGGCTGCCACATCACCGCACCGCCCTCGGACCAGGGCGGTCTCGGCCCGGTCCGCTGGCTGCTGCCGCCGGCGCTGGACACCGCGGCGGCACCCCCCGAGGCGCGTCTGCTGCTGGGCACGCTGGCGTACGTCTGCCACCGGCTGGCCCTCTGCGGCTGA
- the ftsY gene encoding signal recognition particle-docking protein FtsY, which translates to MEFVILAVVIALVAVGVISGLVVSSRKKKQLPPAPSSTPTLTPPAEPHVGEEAETPRDASRRTIEEVGLPPAGEAAGQAPETVEPEAPAAPALDVPEPTAGRLVRLRARLARSQNSLGKGLLTLLSRDNLDEDTWEEIEDTLLTADVGVAPTQELVERLRERVRVLGTRTPEDLRALLREELLTLLGTDFDRAVKTESGVDTPGVVMVVGVNGTGKTTTTGKLARVLVADGRSVVLGAADTFRAAAADQLQTWGERVGARTVRGPEGGDPASIAFDAVKEGIAEGADVVLIDTAGRLHTKTGLMDELGKVKRVVEKHGPLDEILLVLDATTGQNGLVQARVFAEVVDITGIVLTKLDGTAKGGIVIAVQRELGVPVKLIGLGEGPDDLAPFEPEAFVDALIGD; encoded by the coding sequence ATGGAATTCGTCATCCTTGCTGTAGTCATCGCCCTGGTCGCGGTCGGCGTGATCAGCGGGCTCGTGGTCAGCAGCCGCAAGAAGAAGCAGCTGCCCCCGGCACCGTCGAGCACGCCGACCCTCACTCCTCCCGCCGAGCCCCATGTCGGCGAGGAGGCCGAGACGCCGCGCGACGCATCGCGCCGCACCATCGAGGAGGTCGGCCTTCCGCCCGCCGGGGAGGCCGCCGGGCAGGCCCCGGAGACCGTCGAGCCGGAGGCGCCCGCCGCCCCCGCGCTGGACGTCCCCGAGCCCACCGCCGGCCGTCTGGTCCGGCTGCGGGCCCGGCTCGCCCGCTCACAGAACTCCCTCGGCAAGGGGCTGCTCACGCTCCTGTCCCGGGACAACCTCGACGAGGACACCTGGGAGGAGATCGAGGACACCCTCCTCACCGCCGACGTCGGCGTCGCCCCCACCCAGGAGCTGGTGGAACGGCTCCGGGAGCGCGTCCGCGTCCTCGGCACCCGTACCCCCGAGGACCTCCGCGCGCTGCTGCGCGAGGAACTCCTCACCCTGCTCGGCACCGACTTCGACCGTGCGGTCAAGACCGAGAGCGGCGTCGACACCCCCGGCGTCGTGATGGTCGTCGGCGTCAACGGCACCGGCAAGACCACCACCACGGGCAAGCTGGCCCGGGTGCTCGTGGCCGACGGCCGCAGCGTCGTGCTCGGCGCGGCCGACACCTTCCGCGCCGCCGCCGCCGACCAGCTCCAGACCTGGGGCGAGCGCGTCGGTGCCCGCACCGTGCGCGGACCCGAGGGCGGCGACCCGGCGTCGATCGCCTTCGACGCCGTGAAGGAGGGCATCGCCGAGGGCGCCGACGTCGTCCTCATCGACACGGCGGGCCGGCTGCACACCAAGACCGGGCTGATGGACGAGCTCGGCAAGGTCAAGCGGGTCGTCGAGAAGCACGGACCGCTCGACGAGATCCTGCTCGTCCTCGACGCCACCACCGGGCAGAACGGCCTGGTGCAGGCCCGGGTGTTCGCCGAGGTCGTCGACATCACCGGCATCGTCCTCACCAAGCTCGACGGCACCGCCAAGGGCGGCATCGTCATCGCCGTCCAGCGCGAGCTGGGCGTACCGGTGAAGCTGATCGGGCTCGGCGAGGGGCCGGACGATCTGGCTCCGTTCGAGCCGGAGGCGTTCGTGGACGCCCTGATCGGGGACTGA
- a CDS encoding cytosine permease — protein METRGLEPVPDSERTGRVRSLFPTWVAANMTVLLLTIGAGLVVFDRLGFWQVLVVAAVAPAVSFGMVGLISVAGRDGGAPGMALSRAVFGQRGNLAPGALIWVARWGWETVNAVTGSYALLAVLGLLFGVRSTSALIVVTLFAFVSGSFLLSGLGARALRLCCTWSAYLFGGFSVLVLVHLAGTTAWRAVLDRPAGPTSLMIAGIGTLAAGGISWAPTGPDFTRYLPRTASGRAMVAATVGGAGLVIVPMVLMGAVMAVGTPGLAVTRDPVSFIGELLPDWISVPYLAVAVLGMVLINAMSMYSAGFTAQTLGFTVPRTWAVGVNAAISLFLGSLLMLVANSFIDSFISFLNLLAVTFSAWIGVFAVDLLRGRDYDPAALMDTTATSAYWYRGGFAWSAVAAWATGLVVGLLFTAVEWFTGPLATTWTGRNGLGWAATVVVSGGLYAALPRPGARRRSASLHF, from the coding sequence GTGGAGACCCGTGGGCTTGAGCCCGTGCCCGACAGCGAGCGCACCGGCCGGGTCCGGTCCCTCTTTCCGACCTGGGTCGCGGCCAACATGACGGTGCTGCTGCTGACGATCGGCGCGGGACTCGTCGTCTTCGACCGGCTGGGTTTCTGGCAGGTGCTGGTCGTCGCGGCCGTGGCACCGGCCGTCTCGTTCGGGATGGTCGGACTGATCTCGGTCGCGGGCCGCGACGGCGGCGCCCCCGGCATGGCCCTGTCCCGCGCCGTGTTCGGCCAGCGGGGCAACCTGGCGCCCGGGGCGCTGATCTGGGTGGCCCGCTGGGGGTGGGAGACGGTGAACGCGGTCACCGGGTCGTACGCCCTGCTGGCCGTGCTCGGCCTGCTCTTCGGGGTGCGCAGCACCTCGGCCCTGATCGTGGTGACCCTGTTCGCCTTCGTCTCGGGCAGCTTCCTGCTGTCGGGCCTGGGCGCCCGGGCCCTGCGGCTGTGCTGCACCTGGTCGGCGTACCTCTTCGGGGGGTTCAGCGTCCTGGTCCTGGTGCACCTGGCCGGGACGACGGCGTGGCGGGCGGTGCTGGACCGGCCGGCCGGGCCGACGTCGCTGATGATCGCCGGGATCGGCACCCTGGCGGCCGGCGGCATCAGCTGGGCACCCACGGGGCCGGACTTCACCCGCTATCTGCCGCGCACCGCGTCGGGCCGGGCGATGGTGGCGGCGACCGTGGGCGGCGCGGGGCTGGTGATCGTGCCGATGGTGCTGATGGGGGCCGTGATGGCGGTGGGTACGCCGGGGCTCGCCGTCACCCGTGATCCGGTCTCGTTCATCGGCGAACTGCTGCCCGACTGGATCTCCGTTCCTTATCTGGCCGTCGCCGTGCTCGGCATGGTGCTGATCAACGCGATGTCGATGTATTCGGCCGGATTCACCGCGCAGACCCTGGGATTCACGGTCCCGCGCACCTGGGCCGTCGGGGTGAATGCCGCGATCAGCCTCTTCCTGGGATCACTGCTGATGCTGGTGGCGAACAGTTTCATCGATTCGTTCATCTCCTTTCTCAATCTGCTCGCGGTGACGTTCTCGGCGTGGATCGGCGTCTTCGCCGTGGATCTGCTGCGGGGCCGCGACTACGACCCGGCGGCACTGATGGACACCACCGCGACCAGTGCGTACTGGTACCGCGGCGGATTCGCGTGGAGCGCCGTGGCGGCGTGGGCCACGGGTCTGGTGGTGGGGCTGCTGTTCACCGCCGTGGAGTGGTTCACCGGCCCGCTCGCCACAACCTGGACCGGGCGCAACGGGCTCGGCTGGGCCGCGACGGTCGTGGTCTCCGGCGGCCTGTACGCGGCGCTGCCGCGGCCCGGGGCACGGCGGCGGTCCGCATCCCTACACTTCTGA
- a CDS encoding LLM class flavin-dependent oxidoreductase, translated as MAFTVVRFNLVDPAATPDSLSARYRAALDMAAYADEHGVDTVQTEEHHGAANSWLPSPFTFAGAVFGATRRIAVTVSAVIGPLHDPLRLAEDIAVLDLLSAGRLVTVAGIGYRPEEYERAGVEWGRRGRLQDELLETLLKAWTGEPFEFRGRTVTVTPRPFTRPHPLMLVGGSSRAAARRAARLGLPLFPSAHLPELEAYYHEQRAVHGTEGFCMMPSAETPLLHVSEDPDRTWAEHGEHFLHEARTYASWQSKDIRSAVRSAATTVAELRDEGVYRIVTPEACAGLAGELDSLVLHPLCGGMPVEEGWRSLRLFCGATGG; from the coding sequence ATGGCCTTCACCGTCGTCCGGTTCAACCTCGTCGATCCGGCAGCCACGCCGGACTCCCTCTCGGCCCGCTACCGAGCGGCGCTGGACATGGCCGCGTACGCGGACGAGCACGGCGTCGACACCGTGCAGACCGAGGAGCACCACGGGGCCGCCAACTCCTGGCTGCCGTCCCCCTTCACCTTCGCGGGGGCCGTCTTCGGGGCCACCCGCCGCATCGCGGTCACGGTCTCCGCGGTCATCGGGCCGCTGCACGATCCGCTGCGGCTGGCCGAGGACATCGCGGTGCTCGATCTGCTGAGCGCGGGCCGGCTGGTGACGGTCGCGGGGATCGGCTACCGGCCGGAGGAGTACGAACGGGCGGGCGTCGAATGGGGCAGGCGCGGACGGCTCCAGGACGAACTGCTGGAGACGCTGCTGAAGGCGTGGACCGGGGAGCCGTTCGAGTTCCGCGGCCGGACGGTCACGGTCACCCCCCGGCCGTTCACCCGGCCGCATCCGCTGATGCTGGTGGGCGGCAGCTCACGGGCGGCGGCGCGGCGGGCGGCCCGGCTGGGGCTGCCGCTGTTCCCGAGCGCGCATCTGCCGGAGCTGGAGGCGTACTACCACGAGCAGCGCGCGGTGCACGGCACGGAGGGCTTCTGCATGATGCCGTCGGCCGAGACGCCGTTGCTGCACGTGTCCGAGGACCCGGACCGGACGTGGGCGGAGCACGGGGAGCACTTCCTGCACGAGGCGCGTACGTACGCCTCCTGGCAGTCCAAGGACATCCGCTCGGCCGTCCGCTCGGCGGCGACGACGGTGGCGGAACTGCGGGACGAGGGCGTCTACCGGATCGTCACCCCGGAGGCGTGCGCGGGCCTCGCCGGGGAGCTGGACAGCCTGGTGCTGCACCCGCTGTGCGGCGGGATGCCGGTCGAGGAGGGGTGGCGCAGCCTGCGGTTGTTCTGCGGGGCGACCGGGGGGTGA